The following coding sequences are from one Homalodisca vitripennis isolate AUS2020 chromosome 7, UT_GWSS_2.1, whole genome shotgun sequence window:
- the LOC124366786 gene encoding uncharacterized protein LOC124366786, whose translation MIDELAAENRNLREKVSSLEMRIDDLEQYSRVNSVEIHGILQQKNEDVVAVVKEVGKALDLEITDSMIDNCHRLGRRPGPNSPQPGIVVKFVRRLDKEELLRKCRVKSNFSTRHMNLSMDQPIYINEALSQARRRLLAAARQVKKEKSFKYLWVRGGKLFLRKEEMAPVFQVTCQADLDRF comes from the coding sequence ATGATTGACGAGCTGGCTGCGGAAAACAGAAACCTTCGAGAGAAAGTGAGCAGTCTAGAGATGCGTATTGACGACTTGGAACAATACTCTAGAGTCAATTCTGTGGAGATACATGGCATCCTTCAACAGAAGAACGAAGACGTAGTGGCGGTCGTAAAGGAAGTTGGAAAGGCGCTCGACTTGGAGATCACGGACTCGATGATTGACAACTGTCATCGCTTGGGAAGGAGACCTGGCCCGAACAGTCCGCAACCAGGAATTGTGGTCAAATTCGTTCGACGTCTGGACAAAGAGGAACTGCTGAGGAAGTGCCGTGTTAAGAGCAACTTCTCCACCAGACACATGAACCTCAGCATGGACCAGCCCATTTATATAAATGAGGCTCTATCACAGGCGAGAAGGCGTCTGCTAGCGGCGGCGCGACAAGTCAAgaaagaaaagagcttcaagtaTCTCTGGGTTCGAGGTGGAAAACTTTTTCTTAGAAAGGAAGAGATGGCGCCAGTGTTTCAGGTGACTTGCCAGGCGGACTTGGATAggttttag